The Delphinus delphis chromosome 10, mDelDel1.2, whole genome shotgun sequence genome includes a region encoding these proteins:
- the EDN1 gene encoding endothelin-1, with amino-acid sequence MDYFPMIFALLFVAFQGAPEAAVLGAELSTGAESGGEKPSPSAPWRPRRAKRCSCSSLMDKECVYFCHLDIIWVNTPEHIVPYGLGSPSRTKRSLKDFFPTKATDHRKRCQCTSQKDKKCWNFCEAGKELRDQDTMEKGWNKQKKGKDCSKLGEKCLHQQLVEGRKIRRLEAISNSIKTSFHVAKLKAKLYRDKKVTYNRTH; translated from the exons ATGGATTATTTCCCCATGATTTTCGCTCTGCTGTTTGTGGCTTTCCAAGGAGCTCCAGAAGCAG CGGTCCTGGGTGCCGAGCTCAGCACAGGAGCCGAGAGCGGAGGGGAGAAGCCCTCTCCCAGTGCGCCCTGGAGGCCCCGCCGGGCCAAGCGCTGTTCCTGCTCTTCCCTGATGGATAAAGAATGCGTCTACTTCTGCCACCTGGACATCATTTGGGTCAACACTCCAGA GCACATTGTTCCATATGGACTCGGAAGCCCCTCTAGGACCAAGCGATCCTTAAAGGATTTCTTTCCTACAAAGGCAACAGACCACAGGAAGAGATGCCAATGTACTAgccaaaaagacaagaagtgcTGGAATTTTTGCGAAGCAGGAAAAGAACTCAG GGACCAAGACACCATGGAGAAAGGCtggaataaacaaaagaaagggaaagactgTTCCAAGCTTGGAGAGAAGTGTCTTCATCAGCAGCTGGTGGAGGGAAGGAAAATAAGAAG GTTGGAAGCCATCAGTAACAGCATCAAAACGTCTTTTCATGTTGCCAAGCTGAAAGCCAAGCTCTACAGAGATAAGAAAGTGACCTACAACCGAACACACTGA